In Oceanivirga salmonicida, the genomic window ATTATTGGGTGGAACATACAATATTAATGAAGTTGATAGTTGTATTACAAGATTAAGAATTAGAGTTAAAGATACTGATTTGATAGAAAAAAAAGAATTAAA contains:
- a CDS encoding PTS transporter subunit EIIB, giving the protein MFGFTKKDNKDISKENLAQSILELLGGTYNINEVDSCITRLRIRVKDTDLIEKKEL